From a region of the Vicingus serpentipes genome:
- a CDS encoding IPExxxVDY family protein → MTKLLLNIEEEYDFYLIGISCHAKDYRLCWEMNRLLNIDLARTEDLDINLKTNIGKFSFYEFIDEENYSEYYLIANRSSKGFLIPEQKNTDFLFMIKGAAYDSVIDEISEKISSSEIVLTSFNINVEALKSKQNLLF, encoded by the coding sequence ATGACTAAACTGTTGTTAAATATCGAGGAAGAATATGACTTTTACTTAATCGGTATTAGTTGTCATGCAAAAGATTATAGGTTGTGCTGGGAAATGAATAGGCTTTTAAATATTGATTTAGCCAGAACCGAAGATTTAGATATTAATTTAAAAACCAATATTGGTAAATTCTCCTTTTATGAATTTATAGATGAAGAAAATTATTCTGAATATTACTTAATTGCTAATAGAAGCAGTAAAGGTTTTTTAATACCTGAACAAAAAAATACCGATTTTTTATTTATGATAAAAGGAGCGGCTTACGATTCAGTTATAGACGAGATTTCTGAAAAAATTAGTTCATCAGAAATAGTATTAACTTCGTTTAATATTAATGTCGAGGCCTTAAAGTCAAAACAAAACTTATTATTTTAA
- the pyk gene encoding pyruvate kinase, which yields MDFRKTKIVATIGPATSSKEKLKELIDAGVNVCRINFSHGAYADHESVINNIREINKETGGNTAILGDLQGPKIRVGEIENNSANLINGEEIILTSKKCVGTKDKVYISYQNFPKDVHPGETILLDDGKLNLKIKSTNNVDEVIAIVVHGGILSSNKGVNLPNTNVSLPCLTEKDLNDLDFALKMNLSWIGLSFVRNARDIIELKHIISEHKSNAKVIAKIEKPEAIKDIDDIIKHTDAIMVARGDLGVEIPFHEVPLIQKMLVKKCMTAAKPVIIATQMMESMIENITPSRAEVNDVANAVLDGADAVMLSGETSVGKHPIKVIESIVKIINDVEKTDSLYHYEYPPDEDNHDRYITDSICFNSCRLAQRTNASAIVTMTFSGYTGFKIASFRPKAGIFIFTGNHEILNMLSLVWGVKAFYYDKFVSTDHTIADIKYILKKQGYVKVNDLTINIASMPITEKGQSNMMKLSYVE from the coding sequence ATGGATTTTAGAAAAACAAAAATAGTTGCTACAATTGGACCAGCAACATCCTCAAAAGAGAAACTGAAAGAGCTTATCGATGCAGGAGTAAATGTGTGTAGAATTAACTTTTCTCATGGGGCTTATGCTGATCATGAATCGGTAATTAATAACATTAGAGAAATTAACAAGGAAACAGGTGGTAATACTGCTATTTTAGGAGATTTACAAGGTCCTAAAATTAGAGTTGGTGAGATAGAAAATAATAGTGCCAATCTTATTAATGGAGAAGAGATTATTTTAACTTCAAAAAAATGTGTTGGTACTAAAGATAAAGTATATATCAGTTATCAAAATTTTCCAAAAGATGTTCACCCTGGAGAAACAATATTATTAGATGATGGGAAGCTTAACCTAAAAATTAAATCAACAAATAATGTTGATGAAGTGATTGCAATTGTTGTTCACGGAGGAATTCTTTCGTCAAACAAAGGGGTCAATCTTCCTAATACCAATGTTTCTTTACCTTGCTTAACCGAAAAAGATTTAAATGATTTAGATTTTGCTTTAAAAATGAATCTAAGTTGGATTGGGTTATCATTTGTTAGAAATGCAAGAGATATTATTGAATTAAAACACATCATTTCTGAGCACAAAAGCAATGCAAAAGTTATTGCAAAAATTGAAAAACCAGAAGCGATTAAAGACATCGATGATATTATTAAGCATACTGATGCCATTATGGTTGCAAGAGGAGATTTAGGTGTAGAAATTCCTTTTCATGAAGTACCCTTAATTCAAAAAATGCTAGTCAAAAAATGTATGACTGCTGCAAAACCTGTTATTATTGCTACTCAAATGATGGAAAGTATGATAGAAAATATCACACCTTCACGTGCAGAAGTTAATGACGTTGCAAACGCTGTTTTAGATGGTGCTGACGCAGTAATGCTAAGCGGAGAAACTTCAGTTGGAAAACACCCAATTAAAGTAATTGAGAGTATCGTTAAAATTATTAATGATGTAGAAAAAACAGATTCTCTATATCACTATGAATATCCACCAGATGAAGATAACCATGATAGATATATTACCGATTCTATCTGTTTTAATTCTTGCCGTTTAGCTCAAAGGACAAATGCTAGTGCAATTGTTACTATGACTTTCTCTGGTTATACTGGATTTAAAATTGCAAGTTTTAGACCAAAAGCAGGAATTTTTATATTTACTGGGAATCACGAAATATTAAATATGTTGAGTTTAGTTTGGGGTGTTAAAGCTTTCTATTACGATAAGTTTGTAAGTACCGACCACACCATTGCCGACATTAAATATATTTTAAAAAAACAAGGCTATGTTAAGGTAAACGACCTCACAATTAATATTGCAAGTATGCCAATTACAGAGAAAGGACAATCAAACATGATGAAGTTAAGTTATGTAGAGTAA
- the proC gene encoding pyrroline-5-carboxylate reductase, with protein sequence MNTKITIIGAGNLGTSLVKGLVESKIYTPQNFVLTRRNTTKLSSFKEIGCEIAINNIEAVTNANIIILAVLPQKINEVLNELKGSIKEDQLVVSLVSGVKVKNIQNILGSTIPVVRAMPNTAIAIRESMTCIATTSNWNEKLPEVEDLFKLVGETIVINEEQMTSATALCACGIAFFLRAIRAASQGGNEIDFHANEALKMAAQTAKGAASLLIANNSHPEDEIDKVTSPKGCTIAGLNEMEHNGFSSSFIKGITISAKQAKDLYTEE encoded by the coding sequence GTGAATACAAAAATTACCATAATTGGTGCAGGAAATTTAGGAACTTCATTAGTTAAAGGGTTAGTAGAAAGTAAAATTTACACCCCTCAAAACTTTGTTTTAACCAGACGGAATACTACTAAGCTCTCTTCATTTAAAGAGATTGGCTGTGAAATAGCTATTAATAATATCGAAGCTGTTACTAATGCTAATATTATTATTTTAGCTGTACTTCCACAAAAAATAAATGAAGTTCTAAATGAATTAAAAGGAAGTATTAAAGAAGATCAATTGGTCGTTTCTTTAGTTTCAGGTGTAAAAGTTAAAAACATCCAAAATATACTTGGAAGTACAATTCCAGTTGTAAGAGCAATGCCAAATACTGCCATTGCTATTCGCGAATCGATGACTTGCATTGCTACAACAAGCAATTGGAATGAAAAACTACCTGAAGTTGAAGATTTATTTAAGCTCGTTGGAGAAACTATCGTAATAAATGAAGAACAAATGACTTCAGCTACTGCATTATGTGCCTGTGGAATTGCTTTCTTCTTAAGAGCAATAAGAGCTGCTTCGCAAGGTGGTAATGAAATAGATTTTCATGCTAATGAAGCTTTAAAAATGGCCGCTCAAACTGCAAAAGGTGCTGCAAGTTTATTGATTGCTAACAATTCACACCCAGAGGATGAAATTGACAAAGTAACATCTCCAAAAGGTTGCACTATTGCTGGTTTAAATGAAATGGAGCATAACGGATTTAGTTCATCTTTTATAAAAGGCATAACAATCTCAGCTAAACAAGCAAAAGACCTTTACACAGAAGAATAA
- a CDS encoding mechanosensitive ion channel family protein: MKYLEQILNFKLIELGNFSLSVSNIVLIGIIFLGVKILLKGVEALINKRLSDKGGVKEGQGRSIVQIIKYIVYILASFVTIKSLGIDITIIGAFFATLGLGLGFALQELFRDVISGIVILFERNVKVGDILEVDNLVGNVKEIRLRTSVLRTRDGIYMVIPNSRIINEKVINWTANNKSTRFSVSVGVAYGSDVEKVKELLLKSVENHEKISTRPAPIVFFNDFGDSALLFELRFWTVETWAIEVTKSEIRFKINQLFRENNIQIPFPQRDVHVIQKINE, encoded by the coding sequence ATGAAATACCTTGAACAAATATTAAATTTTAAATTAATTGAACTAGGTAATTTTTCATTATCGGTATCTAACATTGTTTTAATTGGTATAATTTTTCTAGGTGTTAAAATTTTACTAAAGGGTGTAGAGGCTTTAATTAACAAAAGACTTTCTGACAAAGGAGGAGTTAAAGAAGGTCAAGGGAGATCTATTGTTCAAATTATAAAATACATCGTTTATATTTTAGCTTCTTTTGTAACCATAAAAAGCCTTGGTATAGACATTACAATAATCGGAGCTTTCTTTGCTACTTTAGGTTTAGGGCTTGGATTTGCACTTCAAGAACTCTTTAGAGATGTGATTTCTGGTATCGTAATTTTATTTGAAAGAAATGTAAAAGTTGGTGATATTTTAGAAGTTGATAATCTTGTGGGAAACGTAAAAGAAATTCGATTAAGAACTTCTGTTTTAAGAACACGAGATGGAATTTATATGGTAATTCCGAACTCACGAATTATTAATGAAAAAGTAATAAACTGGACTGCAAATAATAAATCTACGCGTTTCTCTGTATCGGTAGGAGTGGCGTATGGTTCTGACGTTGAAAAAGTAAAAGAACTTTTACTTAAGAGTGTTGAAAATCATGAGAAAATATCTACACGACCTGCTCCAATTGTATTTTTTAACGATTTTGGTGATTCTGCTCTATTATTTGAATTGCGTTTTTGGACTGTAGAAACTTGGGCAATAGAAGTCACTAAGAGTGAAATTCGCTTTAAAATCAATCAATTATTTAGAGAAAACAACATCCAAATCCCTTTCCCTCAAAGAGACGTGCATGTTATTCAAAAAATAAACGAATAA
- a CDS encoding chloride channel protein: MFLSLVVGLLSGLAVVVIKNSVHFIQNLLTLSLVKDYQNYLFFVYPFIGLLLTTLFIKFVIKKPIGHGIPNTLFAISRNNSVIKAYNMFASIVASAFTVGFGGSVGLEGPTVSTNSAIGSNIAQLFKVDYKTATLLVGCGAAGAMSGIFNAPIAALVFVLEVFMFDLSLASMIPFLMASVSAALSSRMVLGNNVLFDVKIHDAFVASEFPYFILLGIFTGLISVYFNKMFWLVEGVFEKIKQQKYRLIIGGVLLGGLIFLVPPLYGEGFETITALLKGDFKQVVDHSLFFDKKEDILIVLGLLFGIIFLKVIASAITFGAGGIGGVFAPSLFMGATSGFVFAKTLNIFRDSNLSETNFTLVGMAGLIAGVLHAPLTSLFLIAEITKGYELIIPLMITAAIAYLTSKYFVPYSVYTMQLAKRGQLITRHKDKAVLTLMKLHTEVEKDFNNINPSANLGDLVKIVSKSKRNLFPVVDESGILHGIITLDDIREIMFKPEMYNSTSVKSLMIIPQTYVHLSDNMDVVMQKFSKSKAWNLPVIDGNKYVGFVSKSKLFNAYRKLLVEFSEE; encoded by the coding sequence TTGTTTTTAAGTTTAGTTGTAGGCTTACTCTCTGGATTAGCAGTAGTTGTTATTAAAAATTCTGTTCACTTCATACAAAATCTTCTTACCTTAAGTTTAGTTAAAGATTATCAGAATTATTTGTTTTTTGTGTATCCGTTTATTGGATTACTTTTAACCACGTTATTTATAAAGTTTGTAATCAAAAAACCAATTGGTCATGGTATTCCTAATACCTTATTTGCCATTTCACGAAACAATAGCGTAATAAAAGCATACAATATGTTTGCTTCAATTGTTGCTAGTGCTTTTACAGTAGGGTTTGGCGGTTCTGTTGGATTAGAAGGCCCAACAGTATCAACAAACAGCGCCATAGGCTCTAATATTGCACAACTATTTAAAGTTGATTATAAAACAGCAACACTCCTAGTTGGTTGTGGAGCTGCTGGTGCAATGTCAGGCATTTTTAATGCACCTATTGCTGCTCTAGTTTTTGTATTAGAGGTTTTTATGTTTGACTTATCACTAGCCTCAATGATTCCGTTTCTAATGGCTTCCGTTTCAGCTGCTTTAAGCTCTAGAATGGTTCTTGGTAATAATGTTTTATTTGATGTGAAAATTCATGATGCTTTTGTTGCTTCTGAATTTCCATATTTTATTTTGCTAGGTATATTTACTGGACTAATTTCTGTTTACTTCAATAAGATGTTTTGGCTAGTTGAAGGGGTATTTGAGAAAATCAAACAACAAAAATATCGACTTATCATTGGAGGAGTACTTCTAGGAGGTTTAATCTTTTTGGTGCCGCCTCTTTATGGTGAAGGATTCGAAACTATTACTGCTTTATTAAAAGGAGACTTTAAGCAAGTTGTTGACCATAGTTTATTTTTTGATAAAAAAGAAGACATCCTCATTGTTTTAGGCCTTTTATTTGGAATTATATTTTTAAAAGTTATTGCCTCTGCTATTACCTTTGGAGCTGGTGGTATAGGAGGGGTATTTGCTCCTTCATTATTTATGGGAGCAACTAGTGGATTTGTTTTTGCAAAAACATTAAATATTTTTAGAGATAGTAATCTCTCGGAAACGAACTTCACTCTAGTTGGGATGGCAGGCTTAATTGCGGGTGTTTTACACGCTCCTCTTACTTCCTTGTTTTTAATCGCTGAAATTACAAAAGGATATGAATTAATTATCCCCTTGATGATAACTGCAGCCATTGCTTACTTGACTTCAAAATATTTTGTGCCTTATTCCGTATATACTATGCAACTGGCTAAAAGAGGACAATTAATTACTAGGCATAAAGATAAAGCAGTGTTAACTCTAATGAAGCTTCATACAGAAGTAGAAAAAGACTTTAATAATATTAATCCTAGTGCAAATTTAGGAGACTTAGTTAAGATTGTCTCTAAGTCAAAAAGGAATCTGTTTCCTGTAGTTGATGAATCTGGTATTTTACACGGCATAATTACATTAGATGATATTCGAGAGATAATGTTTAAACCAGAAATGTATAATAGCACTAGTGTTAAATCATTAATGATTATACCACAAACCTATGTTCACTTATCAGACAATATGGATGTGGTAATGCAAAAATTCTCTAAAAGTAAAGCTTGGAATTTGCCTGTTATTGATGGCAATAAATATGTTGGTTTTGTATCAAAATCTAAACTGTTTAACGCATATAGAAAGTTGTTAGTCGAATTTTCAGAAGAATAA
- a CDS encoding c-type cytochrome, which yields MKKITLSAIALSAIFTISTLTSCGGGESHEAKNETSTEVATETATEKVEVAEVEVDLPGKETFKTSGCVACHEPNRKVVGPALKDISAAYLDNREGLTAFLKGEGEAIVDPAQAAVMAPQIEITKVMEDADRDLIIDYILSIK from the coding sequence ATGAAAAAGATTACACTAAGTGCAATTGCATTATCTGCAATTTTTACAATTTCCACACTTACTTCTTGTGGTGGTGGAGAAAGTCATGAAGCTAAGAATGAAACAAGTACTGAGGTTGCTACTGAAACAGCAACTGAGAAAGTAGAAGTTGCTGAAGTTGAAGTAGATCTTCCTGGGAAAGAAACTTTTAAAACAAGTGGATGTGTTGCTTGCCATGAACCAAACAGAAAAGTTGTTGGACCTGCATTAAAGGATATTTCAGCTGCTTATCTTGACAATAGAGAAGGTTTAACAGCTTTCTTAAAAGGTGAAGGTGAAGCGATTGTGGACCCTGCTCAAGCTGCTGTGATGGCTCCACAAATAGAAATTACTAAAGTAATGGAAGATGCTGATAGAGATTTAATTATTGACTACATTTTATCAATTAAATAA
- a CDS encoding universal stress protein translates to MDKQTYKVLVPHDFSSVANCAVNHAAKIANSFSGEVYLLHVVSKTKEVDAAREKLNVIARDAEEANGVNFHVIVRIGNIFEDIGDVASEIGAGFIVMGTHGAKGMQKIMGSYALKVISHSKVPFVIVQNQDPKHTETYDDIVVPVDYSEVTKQKLTVAANIAKHFDSKIHLFYDLESDEFLKKKLDRELSFAKNYFLERKISYTLNQAEVKGQFKKQLVIFAAKIDADLIAIVNTQEGALLPDFFGSEEQVVIANEAEIPVIITNPTQQVMAGGVLGT, encoded by the coding sequence ATGGATAAGCAAACATATAAAGTTCTAGTTCCTCATGATTTTTCATCGGTTGCAAACTGTGCAGTTAACCACGCAGCTAAAATAGCTAACTCTTTTAGTGGTGAAGTTTATTTGTTACATGTAGTTTCTAAAACTAAAGAAGTTGATGCCGCAAGAGAAAAATTGAACGTTATTGCTAGAGATGCTGAAGAAGCTAATGGTGTTAATTTTCATGTTATCGTTAGAATTGGAAATATATTTGAAGATATAGGTGATGTTGCTTCTGAAATAGGAGCTGGATTTATTGTCATGGGAACTCACGGAGCTAAAGGAATGCAAAAAATAATGGGTAGTTACGCGTTAAAAGTAATTTCTCATTCTAAAGTTCCTTTTGTAATTGTTCAAAATCAAGATCCAAAACACACAGAGACTTATGATGATATTGTCGTACCTGTTGATTATTCTGAGGTTACAAAACAAAAATTAACAGTTGCTGCAAATATTGCTAAGCATTTTGATAGTAAAATTCACTTATTTTATGATTTAGAATCGGATGAATTTTTAAAGAAAAAATTAGATCGTGAATTGTCTTTTGCTAAAAATTATTTCTTAGAGAGAAAGATTTCATATACTTTAAATCAAGCAGAGGTTAAAGGACAGTTTAAAAAACAATTAGTGATTTTTGCTGCTAAAATTGATGCTGATTTAATTGCAATTGTAAATACTCAAGAAGGTGCATTATTACCAGATTTCTTCGGTAGCGAAGAACAAGTAGTAATTGCTAACGAAGCAGAAATACCAGTTATTATTACAAACCCTACACAACAAGTTATGGCTGGGGGTGTTTTAGGAACTTGA
- the accC gene encoding acetyl-CoA carboxylase biotin carboxylase subunit, whose translation MFKKILIANRGEIALRVIRTCKEMGISTVAVYSTADKDSLHVRFADEAVCIGPAKSSESYLNIPNIIAAAEITNADAIHPGYGFLSENAKFSKICQENNIKFIGASPEMIDAMGDKASAKETMIKAGVPVVPGSPGLLKDLADAKAIAKKIKYPVMMKATAGGGGKGMRVIWKEEEMEAAWESARQESAAAFGNDGMYMEKFIEEPRHIEIQIAGDGKDACHLSERDCSIQRRHQKLVEETPSPFMTPELRKKMGEAAIKAAVAVKYEGVGTVEFLVDKNRDFYFMEMNTRIQVEHTITEEVINFDLIKEQIKLAWGDKISGKNYEPQMHAIQCRINAEDPFNDFRPSPGKITTYHEPGGHGIRIDTHVYASYVIPPYYDSMIAKLITVAQTREEAITKMERALSEYIIEGVKSTIPFHVQLMKDKKFREGDFTTKFMETFKLKEI comes from the coding sequence ATGTTTAAAAAAATATTAATTGCAAACAGAGGAGAAATAGCTCTACGTGTAATCAGAACTTGCAAAGAGATGGGGATAAGTACTGTTGCAGTTTATTCTACAGCAGATAAAGACAGCTTGCATGTTCGTTTTGCTGACGAGGCTGTATGTATAGGACCTGCTAAAAGTTCAGAATCATATTTAAATATTCCTAATATCATTGCAGCTGCAGAAATTACAAATGCCGACGCAATTCATCCAGGATACGGGTTTCTTTCTGAAAATGCTAAGTTTTCTAAAATCTGCCAAGAAAATAACATCAAATTTATTGGTGCTTCACCTGAAATGATTGATGCAATGGGAGATAAAGCTTCAGCTAAAGAAACAATGATAAAAGCGGGAGTTCCTGTTGTTCCTGGTTCACCAGGATTACTTAAAGATTTAGCTGATGCAAAAGCAATCGCTAAAAAAATTAAGTATCCAGTGATGATGAAAGCTACTGCTGGTGGTGGTGGTAAAGGAATGAGAGTGATTTGGAAAGAAGAAGAAATGGAAGCTGCATGGGAATCAGCAAGACAAGAATCTGCTGCAGCGTTTGGAAATGATGGGATGTATATGGAGAAATTCATAGAAGAGCCACGTCATATTGAAATTCAAATAGCAGGTGATGGTAAAGATGCTTGTCACTTATCTGAAAGAGATTGTTCAATCCAAAGAAGACACCAAAAATTGGTTGAAGAAACACCTTCTCCATTTATGACTCCTGAACTGAGAAAGAAAATGGGTGAAGCCGCAATAAAAGCTGCTGTAGCTGTTAAATATGAAGGGGTAGGTACAGTTGAGTTTTTAGTAGATAAAAATAGAGATTTCTATTTTATGGAAATGAATACTAGAATTCAGGTTGAACACACTATTACTGAAGAAGTAATTAATTTCGATTTAATAAAAGAACAAATTAAATTAGCTTGGGGAGATAAAATTAGTGGTAAAAACTACGAACCTCAAATGCACGCTATTCAATGTAGAATAAACGCTGAGGATCCTTTTAACGATTTCAGACCAAGTCCAGGTAAAATTACAACATATCACGAGCCAGGAGGACACGGAATTAGAATAGATACTCACGTATATGCTAGTTATGTTATTCCTCCATATTATGACTCTATGATTGCAAAACTAATTACTGTTGCCCAAACAAGAGAGGAAGCAATTACAAAAATGGAGCGTGCATTAAGTGAATACATTATTGAAGGAGTGAAATCAACTATACCTTTTCATGTTCAATTAATGAAAGATAAAAAATTTAGAGAAGGTGATTTTACTACTAAGTTTATGGAAACCTTTAAGTTAAAAGAAATTTAA
- the accB gene encoding acetyl-CoA carboxylase biotin carboxyl carrier protein — MKASEIQELIKFVSKSGVSEVEIEGKDFKITIKTPPYKRGKVEEVQVIQTQVPVAVPQQQVQQPVAQAAPVAAAPEKPAEPVNDDSKYVTIKSPMIGTFYRKASPDKPNFVNIGDDVANDTCVCIIEAMKLFNEIEAEVSGKIVKVLVDDGSPVEYDQPLFLVDPN; from the coding sequence ATGAAGGCATCAGAAATTCAAGAACTAATTAAATTTGTTTCTAAATCGGGAGTAAGTGAAGTTGAAATAGAAGGCAAAGATTTTAAAATAACAATTAAAACTCCTCCTTACAAAAGAGGAAAAGTTGAAGAAGTACAAGTAATTCAAACTCAGGTTCCTGTGGCTGTGCCACAGCAACAAGTACAACAACCAGTTGCTCAAGCTGCTCCTGTTGCTGCTGCACCAGAAAAACCAGCTGAACCAGTAAATGACGATTCAAAATATGTAACTATAAAATCGCCAATGATTGGTACTTTTTATAGAAAAGCATCTCCAGATAAACCAAATTTTGTAAATATTGGAGATGACGTTGCAAATGATACATGCGTTTGTATTATAGAAGCAATGAAATTATTTAATGAAATTGAAGCTGAGGTTAGCGGTAAAATTGTAAAAGTTTTAGTTGATGATGGTTCTCCTGTAGAATATGATCAACCTTTATTTTTAGTTGACCCAAACTAA
- a CDS encoding beta-ketoacyl-ACP synthase III, whose translation MSKTTAAITAVQGYVPDYVLTNKELETMVDTNDEWITSRTGVKERRILKGEGKGASDMAAPAVLALCKKRGISPEEIDLLICCTVTADHVFPATANIITDKIGAKNAFGFDLNAACSGFLYGLVTGSKFVESGTHKKVVVVGVDKMSALVDYEDRATCIIFGDGCGAVLLEPNDEGFGVRDSILRSDGSGFQFLHQKAGGSAYPPTLETVKNKEHHIHQEGQAVFKFAVTNMADVSAEIMEKNNLSSDDVAWLVPHQANKRIIDATARRMGVGEEKVMLNIHKYGNTTSGTIPLCLWEWEDQLKKGDNIILAAFGGGFTWGSIWIKWAYDGKK comes from the coding sequence ATGAGTAAAACTACTGCAGCAATAACAGCTGTTCAAGGATATGTTCCTGATTATGTGTTAACCAACAAAGAGTTGGAAACAATGGTAGATACTAATGATGAGTGGATTACTTCCAGAACAGGAGTTAAAGAAAGAAGAATTTTAAAAGGAGAAGGTAAAGGAGCTTCTGATATGGCTGCTCCAGCTGTGTTGGCATTGTGTAAAAAAAGAGGAATATCACCTGAAGAAATAGACTTATTGATTTGTTGTACAGTAACTGCTGATCATGTTTTTCCTGCAACAGCAAATATTATTACAGATAAAATAGGAGCAAAAAATGCTTTCGGATTTGATCTTAACGCAGCATGCTCTGGTTTTCTTTATGGTTTAGTAACAGGTTCAAAGTTTGTTGAATCAGGAACTCATAAGAAAGTTGTTGTAGTTGGTGTTGATAAAATGTCTGCACTTGTTGATTATGAAGATAGAGCAACATGTATAATTTTTGGTGATGGTTGTGGTGCAGTATTGTTAGAACCAAATGATGAAGGATTTGGAGTAAGAGACTCTATTTTACGTAGCGATGGTTCTGGATTCCAATTTTTACACCAAAAAGCAGGAGGTTCTGCATATCCTCCAACATTAGAGACAGTTAAGAATAAAGAGCATCATATCCACCAAGAAGGGCAGGCAGTATTTAAGTTCGCAGTAACTAATATGGCTGATGTTTCTGCTGAAATAATGGAAAAAAATAACTTATCGAGCGACGATGTTGCTTGGTTAGTACCTCACCAAGCGAACAAGCGTATTATTGACGCCACAGCAAGAAGAATGGGTGTTGGAGAGGAAAAAGTAATGCTTAATATCCATAAATATGGAAATACAACCTCAGGAACAATTCCTCTTTGTTTATGGGAGTGGGAAGACCAATTAAAAAAAGGTGATAATATTATTTTAGCAGCTTTTGGAGGTGGTTTTACATGGGGGTCTATTTGGATAAAATGGGCTTATGACGGAAAAAAATAA
- the rpmF gene encoding 50S ribosomal protein L32, with translation MAHPKRKTSKQRRDKRRTHYKAVAPTTSNCSNCGAPVLYHRVCGECGYYRGKQAIEKEIAL, from the coding sequence ATGGCACATCCTAAAAGAAAAACTTCGAAACAAAGAAGAGACAAAAGAAGAACGCATTATAAAGCAGTAGCTCCTACTACTTCAAACTGTTCTAACTGTGGGGCACCAGTTTTATACCACAGAGTTTGTGGTGAATGTGGTTACTACAGAGGGAAACAAGCAATAGAAAAAGAAATAGCGCTATAA
- a CDS encoding YceD family protein yields MKVLKDYTIQFVSLKLGTHFFEYEVDNKFFEEFDFFEFLDATFKVELAFEKQSTMMLLNFNISGEITVPCDRCLEDLNIAIEGEEKLIVKFGDEPYDGTDDIVILPENAYEINVAQYIYEFIEVNIPQKRAHDEDECDVEAIKKLNEYKVKSNDKIDPRWSGLDKFNN; encoded by the coding sequence TTGAAAGTACTGAAAGACTATACAATACAGTTTGTAAGTTTGAAGCTCGGAACTCATTTTTTTGAGTATGAAGTGGATAACAAGTTCTTTGAAGAGTTTGACTTTTTTGAATTTTTAGATGCTACTTTTAAAGTAGAACTAGCTTTCGAAAAACAGTCAACAATGATGTTACTTAATTTTAATATCTCGGGAGAAATTACAGTACCTTGTGATAGATGTTTAGAAGATTTAAACATTGCTATTGAAGGAGAAGAAAAGTTAATTGTAAAGTTTGGCGACGAGCCTTATGATGGAACTGATGATATTGTAATCTTACCTGAAAATGCATACGAAATTAATGTAGCTCAATACATTTACGAATTTATTGAAGTAAACATACCACAAAAGAGAGCACATGATGAAGATGAATGTGATGTTGAAGCAATAAAAAAATTAAATGAATATAAAGTAAAAAGCAATGATAAGATTGATCCTCGTTGGTCAGGACTAGATAAATTTAACAATTAG